The proteins below are encoded in one region of Zerene cesonia ecotype Mississippi chromosome 26, Zerene_cesonia_1.1, whole genome shotgun sequence:
- the LOC119837210 gene encoding myrosinase 1-like, which yields MRASNILVFVISALTLSSCSGRKFPPGFKFGAATAAYQVEGAWNVSDKSPSIWDTFTHDHPEQILDGSNGDVACDSYHLWEQDIQLAKDLGLHFYRFSLSWPRLLPNGFANHISEDGSRYYNNLIDGLIANGIEPMITLFHWDLPQNLQDLGGMTNPLIAEWFGAYSRVAYTLFGDRVKTWSTFNEPLAICDVAYEGGKLAPGIASPETGIYLCAKNLMIAHATSYRIYNEEFRAKYNGKVGIVNHHVWFTPYSSEYEELTHLTRDLGFLYSHPIYSETGGWPPSVEAFVASKSEKEGYSTSRLPKFTAEEIEFVKGTADYYGFNYYTSRLVREANNSTVFAWPSNGNAELNVELIPDPNWDAGLDWLVSYPPGIRAQLNLIREYYGNVEIIITENGFSTSTDELDDVTRTQYFRDHLEQVLLANTEDGVNVTGYTAWSLIDNYEWNSGYTSRFGIVRVDFTDPLRSRTPRASAEYYADVIRHHSL from the exons ATAAAAGCCCAAGCATATGGGACACGTTCACGCATGACCATCCAGAGCAGATCTTGGATGGTTCCAACGGAGACGTCGCCTGCGACTCCTACCACCTTTGGGAGCAAGACATCCAACTAGCTAAGGACTTGGGGCTGCATTTTTACAG attttcgCTGTCATGGCCACGCCTCCTGCCTAACGGTTTTGCCAACCACATAAGCGAAGATGGTTCACGATACTATAACAATCTGATCGACGGTTTGATAGCAAATGGCATTGAGCCCATGATCACGCTCTTCCATTGGGACTTGCCGCAGAATCTGCAGGATTTAG GTGGCATGACCAATCCACTCATAGCGGAATGGTTCGGAGCCTACTCTCGTGTGGCCTATACTTTATTTGGTGATAGAGTCAAAACTTGGTCTACCTTCAACGAACCTCTAGCTATTTGTGACGTGGCCTATGAGGGTGGTAAGCTTGCTCCAGGAATAGCTAGTCCAGAAACAGGCATTTATTTATGCGCTAAAAACCTGATGATAGCCCATGCGACGtcttatagaatttataatgaGGAATTCAGGGCGAAGTATAATG GTAAAGTCGGCATAGTCAACCACCATGTGTGGTTCACTCCATACTCTTCTGAATACGAAGAACTCACTCATCTTACCAGAGACCTT GGATTTTTGTACTCCCACCCCATATACTCGGAGACGGGTGGGTGGCCGCCCAGCGTTGAGGCTTTTGTAGCTAGCAAGAGTGAGAAAGAAGGATACTCCACGTCTAGGCTACCTAAGTTTACTGCTGAAGAAATTGAATTTGTGAAAG GTACCGCTGACTACTATGGTTTTAACTACTACACATCCCGATTGGTCCGCGAAGCCAACAACAGCACCGTTTTCGCCTGGCCGTCCAATGGGAACGCTGAGCTGAATGTGGAACTGATCCCAGATCCCAACTGGGACGCTGGCTTGGACTGGCTCGTG AGCTATCCTCCCGGTATCCGCGCGCAGCTAAATCTGATAAGGGAATATTACGGGAATGTCGAGATTATCATCACGGAGAACGGTTTCTCCACCTCCACTGATGAGTTGGACGACGTCACCAGGACGCAGTACTTCCGGGACCATCTGGAGCAG GTGCTGTTAGCTAACACAGAGGACGGCGTCAATGTGACCGGGTACACCGCGTGGTCGCTCATCGACAACTATGAGTGGAACAGCGGATATAC GTCTAGATTCGGCATAGTGCGTGTGGATTTCACGGACCCGCTTCGCTCGCGCACGCCTCGCGCGTCCGCAGAGTACTACGCTGACGTTATCCGCCATCACTCCCTATAA
- the LOC119837211 gene encoding myrosinase 1-like, translated as MVMKISALTLSSCSGKKFPPDFKFGAATAAYQVEGAWNVSDKAASIWDTFTHNNPTMIADGSSGDVACDSYNLWETDIQLAKDMGLHFYRFSISWPRLLPNGFANKISEDGTRYYNNLIDGLLANGIEPLVTLYHWDLPQNLQDLGGMTNPLLAEWFGAYSRVAFTLFGDRVKTWATFNEPVSICGLTYETGYIAPGIYSPGIGSYICAKNLMMAHATSYRIYDKEFRAKYNGKVGIVNNHVWYAPYSSEYEDLTYLARQLGFIYSHPIYSKTGGWPPSVEGIIAKNSEEEGYPTSRLPKFTAEEIEFVKGTADYYGMNLYTSRLVREANNSTFFLWPTNGDLDLNLDLLADPSWEVGLDWLVIHPPGIRAQLNLIREEFGDVEIIVTENGFSTSSDELDDVTRIQYLRDYLEQVLLAITEDGVNVTGYTAWSLLDNFEWNSGYTSKFGLVRVNFTDPFRSRTPRASAEYYADVIRHHSL; from the exons ATGGTTATGAAAATCag TGCTCTGACGCTTTCATCATGTTCTGGGAAGAAATTTCCACCTGACTTCAAGTTTGGAGCAGCCACTGCGGCTTACCAGGTCGAGGGTGCTTGGAACGTAAGCG ATAAAGCTGCAAGCATATGGGATACATTTACGCACAACAACCCAACAATGATCGCGGATGGCTCAAGCGGAGACGTGGCCTGCGACTCCTACAATCTCTGGGAGACAGACATCCAACTAGCTAAGGACATGGGGCTACATTTTTACAG ATTTTCCATCTCATGGCCGCGTCTACTGCCCAACGGTTTTGCCAACAAAATAAGCGAAGATGGTACTCGATACTACAACAACCTTATCGATGGTTTGTTAGCAAACGGCATTGAACCCCTGGTCACGCTCTACCATTGGGACTTGCCGCAGAATCTACAGGACCTAG GTGGCATGACCAACCCACTCTTAGCGGAATGGTTTGGAGCCTACTCCCGCGTCGCCTTCACCCTCTTTGGCGATAGAGTCAAAACCTGGGCTACCTTCAACGAACCTGTGTCAATTTGTGGCTTAACATATGAGACTGGTTACATTGCTCCAGGAATATATAGTCCAGGAATAGGCAGTTATATATGCGCGAAAAACCTGATGATGGCCCATGCGACTTCTTACAGGATTTATGATAAGGAATTTAGAGCGAAGTATAATG GTAAAGTGGGTATAGTTAACAACCACGTGTGGTACGCTCCTTACTCTTCGGAATATGAAGACCTCACATACCTCGCGAGACAACTT gGATTTATATACTCCCATCCCATATACTCGAAGACGGGAGGTTGGCCGCCCAGCGTTGAGGGTATTATAGCTAAGAATAGTGAGGAGGAAGGATACCCTACGTCTAGACTGCCCAAGTTTACAGCTGAAGAAATCGAATTTGTTAAAG GTACCGCAGACTACTATGGTATGAACTTGTACACATCCCGTTTGGTCCGCGAAGCTAACAACAGCACCTTTTTCCTCTGGCCGACCAACGGGGACCTTGACTTAAACTTAGACCTGCTCGCGGATCCGAGCTGGGAAGTTGGCTTAGACTGGCTCGTG ATCCACCCCCCCGGTATCCGCGCCCAGTTGAATCTGATCAGAGAGGAATTCGGGGACGTGGAGATCATCGTCACGGAAAACGGCTTCTCTACCTCCAGCGACGAGCTGGATGACGTCACCAGGATACAGTACCTCCGGGACTATTTGGAGCAG gtGCTGTTAGCTATCACAGAGGACGGTGTGAATGTGACCGGGTACACCGCGTGGTCACTTCTCGACAACTTTGAGTGGAACAGCGGATATAC aTCTAAATTCGGCCTTGTGCGGGTGAACTTCACGGACCCGTTTCGCTCGCGCACGCCTCGCGCGTCCGCAGAGTACTACGCTGACGTTATTCGCCATCATTCTctttaa